The proteins below come from a single Drosophila teissieri strain GT53w chromosome 3L, Prin_Dtei_1.1, whole genome shotgun sequence genomic window:
- the LOC122617059 gene encoding sterol regulatory element-binding protein 1 isoform X1, which translates to MENPSSRELKKQIKGDDAFKMDTTLMNFIDAPLDESMDLFKAEDAFDTFDAELHSDMLDIILNDMDLEPTQMYNMLQLDEPRTHPQQTQSGEQQPQSVEQQPHVKSEHSSPVHIKEELQQQQHQSPLLVYKPDSIIAPNYNLPQQQQTGLLKAAQPTATIHHMDAQRLPPNATVYPPTLRSSFVYQSMSPPTSPVESVSQNVNVMQPVAAAPAPLSQQSYPQPFITYNSKAGMTSDEAMYLLLQPTVASPTPSPPVAPPPTSTSSRASKVRVAPLAPSPAAMEVQGKVPINRVQPKVKEVKRSAHNAIERRYRTSINDKINELKNLVVGEQAKLNKSAVLRKSIDKIRDLQRQNHDLKAELQRLQRELMARDGSKVKDLLQLGTRPGRASKKRRESSQTFSTDAGLTPPRSDVSDPSLSPMPSDISLPPSPYGGSTASCSSGSSSSNEEPLIVSSSMRGMATHSRLGLCMFMFAILAVNPFKTFLQRGHYGSDDDIGDMSGHRRILSYDVDGDGFVGWQQSSWIWLLNLTVMLGCLVKLLVYGDPQLDAQTDAYCQHRQRADSHFAQGQSAQAYAGYLNCLHMFGLSLPSSRLECYLQTTWQFLRFLFHRLWLGRVLSRRTGGLFSNAASRKQALASARELALLFNRLNQLQLTGNGGRGDMNGIMMALFASNMAEVAHNLLTPRETICIHVMTALRMKRSAPKWLQQLFARYYMSRARQECGRTRATEQTQELRWAFTAYGYRYCATHVFAYDLNDSGEQDGFFTRLRNPCDPTAHVIKQYREHLLFKAIQCLVGAGHKSGGLPTSTVSGETEQLQQQQHSGTIVSNVLKYTSLLRDTLWADEDERDTNVVWWANVLEIAVHWLLGEDTLAEQLYGSIKQMPTQLQKSGENDHLPKALHAVLRAKMILLKNNGNALDKNLKQLVNILCDESSVQLQECLTVNRITDAKGIKLLFQLLTCDWLLETRTALWELEHMNMEDDGFYQVPGEVLEKFQTDLNSLRSIVENIPNAQSRIYLYEAVCRLMAGASPCPTQQLLDRSLRSRNAHSSIFCGSKDRRHQNFVGGERERASAMYVACKYLPPALLSSPGERAGMLAEAAKTLEKVGDKRKLKECYQLMKSLGNGIGSVKA; encoded by the exons ATGGAAAACCCAAGCTCTCGTGAACTAAAAAAGCAGATAAAAGGCGATGATG CATTCAAAATGGACACGACACTGATGAACTTCATAGATGCTCCCTTGGACGAGTCCATGGATTTGTTCAAGGCGGAGGATGCCTTCGACACGTTCGACGCCGAGCTGCACTCGGACATGCTGGACATCATCCTCAACGACATGGACCTGGAACCGACGCAGATGTACAACATGCTGCAGCTGGACGAGCCTCGAACGCATCCCCAGCAGACGCAGTCCGgggagcagcagccgcagtcCGTTGAGCAACAACCGCACGTAAAGAGCGAGCACTCTTCGCCAGTACACAtcaaggaggagctgcagcagcagcaacaccagtcACCGCTACTCGTCTACAAGCCGGATTCAATCATAGCCCCCAACTACAATCTTccccagcaacagcaaacggGCCTTTTAAAGGCCGCCCAGCCAACGGCCACCATACATCACATGGATGCTCAGCGGCTGCCGCCGAACGCGACGGTGTATCCTCCAACTCTGCGCAGTAGCTTTGTCTACCAGTCCATGTCCCCGCCCACGTCGCCGGTAGAATCTGTGTCCCAGAATGTGAATGTCATGCAACctgttgctgcagctcctgctcctttgtCCCAGCAGTCTTATCCACAACCCTTCATTACGTACAATTCTAAGGCCGGAATGACCTCCGATGAAGCCATGTACCTGCTCTTGCAGCCGACGGTGGCCAGTCCAACGCCATCTCCACCTGTAGCTCCACCACCAACAAGCACAAGTAGTCGGGCCAGCAAGGTGCGAGTGGCACCACTGGCTCCGTCACCTGCCGCTATGGAAGTCCAGGGCAAGGTACCTATTAACCGGGTTCAGCCCAAGGTAAAGGAAGTGAAGCGATCGGCCCACAACGCCATCGAGCGGCGCTATCGTACCTCAATCAACGACAAGATTAACGAGCTGAAGAACTTGGTGGTGGGAGAGCAGGCCAAGCTGAACAAATCGGCAGTACTGCGGAAATCTATAGACAAGATTCGGGATCTGCAACGCCAGAATCACGATCTGAAGGCAGAGTTGCAGCGCCTGCAGAGGGAGCTAATGGCCCGCGACGGCTCCAAGGTTAAGGATCTACTTCAACTGGGAACTCGGCCAGGAAGAGCCTCCAAGAAGCGCCGTGAGAGTTCGCAGACCTTTTCCACGGATGCCGGACTGACACCGCCACGCAGCGATGTATCGGATCCTTCGCTCTCGCCCATGCCCTCGGACATCTCGTTGCCGCCATCACCCTATGGTGGCTCCAccgccagctgcagcagcggcagcagtagcagcaatGAAGAACCACTAATAGTGTCCAGCTCTATGCGCGGCATGGCCACCCATTCTCGACTTGGACTATGCATGTTTATGTTTGCTATTCTGGCCGTCAATCCCTTCAAGACCTTTCTTCAGCGCGGACACTATGGCAGTGATGACGATATTGGCGACATGAGCGGTCATAGACGCATTCTCTCTTACGACGTGGACG gTGATGGATTTGTTGGCTGGCAACAGAGTTCCTGGATATGGCTATTGAACTTGACAGTGATGCTCGGCTGCTTGGTGAAACTGCTGGTTTACGGTGATCCGCAGCTGGACGCGCAGACGGACGCCTACTGTCAGCACAGGCAGCGGGCTGACTCGCATTTTGCCCAAGGACAGTCGGCTCAGGCCTACGCCGGTTACCTCAACTGTCTGCATATGTTTGGATTAAGTCTGCCGTCGTCACGCTTAGAGTGCTACTTGCAGACCACGTGGCAGTTTCTTCGATTTCTCTTCCATCGCCTCTGGCTTGGTCGGGTGTTGTCGCGGCGGACCGGTGGGCTATTTAGCAATGCCGCTAGCCGGAAACAGGCGCTGGCCTCTGCACGAGAACTGGCCCTGCTTTTCAACCGACTGAATCAATTGCAACTGACTGGAAACGGAGGGCGCGGTGATATGAACGGCATTATGATGGCACTATTCGCCAGCAACATGGCTGAAGTGGCTCACAACCTACTGACTCCGCGCGAGACCATCTGCATTCACGTAATGACAGCGTTGCGTATGAAGCGCAGTGCCCCCAAATGGTTGCAACAGCTTTTCGCCCGATACTACATGAGCCGAGCTCGTCAAGAATGTGGTCGAACTAGGGCTACCGAGCAAACGCAGGAGCTACGGTGGGCATTCACCGCCTATGGATATCGCTACTGCGCCACGCACGTCTTTGCGTACGACCTGAACGACTCCGGCGAGCAGGATGGATTTTTCACACGTCTTAGGAATCCATGTGATCCCACTGCCCACGTCATTAAG CAATATCGTGAGCATTTGCTGTTTAAGGCCATTCAGTGTCTGGTAGGGGCGGGCCACAAGTCGGGAGGTCTGCCTACATCTACTGTGAGCGGAGAGACGGAAcagttgcagcaacagcaacacagcGGCACAATCGTCAGCAATGTTCTTAAGTACACCTCTCTCCTTAGAGACACTCTGTGGGCTGATGAAGATGAGCGGGATACAAATGTAGTGTGGTGGGCCAATGTTTTGGAGATCGCAGTGCACTGGCTCCTTGGTGAAGACACGCTGGCCGAGCAATTGTACGGCAGCATCAAGCAAATGCCCACGCAGCTGCAAAAGAGTGGCGAAAACGATCATCTGCCCAAGGCGCTGCACGCAGTGCTACGAGCTAAGATGATCTTACTAAA AAATAATGGCAACGCACTGGACAAAAACCTCAAGCAATTGGTCAACATCCTCTGCGATGAGTCGAGTGTGCAGCTCCAAGAATGCTTAACTGTTAACCGAATCACAGACGCCAAGGGCATAAAGCTG cttttccaATTGCTCACCTGCGATTGGCTTCTCGAAACTAGGACTGCTTTGTGGGAGCTAGAGCACATGAATATGGAGGATGATGGCTTCTACCAAGTGCCCGGTGAAGTGCTCGAGAAGTTCCAGACCGATTTGAATTCGTTGCGTAGCATTGTGGAAAATATTCCG AACGCCCAATCGCGTATATATTTGTACGAGGCAGTTTGTCGGCTGATGGCTGGAGCTTCACCGTGTCCAACGCAACAGCTTTTGGACAGGAGTCTGCGATCACGCAACGCCCACTCGTCTATCTTCTGCGGCAGCAAGGATCGGCGGCACCAGAACTTCGTGGGCGGGGAGCGGGAACGGGCGTCTGCCATGTACGTGGCCTGCAAGTATCTCCCGCCCGCGTTGCTCAGCTCTCCAGGTGAACGTGCTGGCATGTTAGCCGAGGCGGCCAAGACCCTGGAAAAGGTGGGCGACAAGCGGAAGCTGAAGGAATGCTACCAGCTGATGAAGTCGCTGGGCAACGGCATTGGCAGCGTAAAGGCTTAG
- the LOC122617059 gene encoding sterol regulatory element-binding protein 1 isoform X2: MDTTLMNFIDAPLDESMDLFKAEDAFDTFDAELHSDMLDIILNDMDLEPTQMYNMLQLDEPRTHPQQTQSGEQQPQSVEQQPHVKSEHSSPVHIKEELQQQQHQSPLLVYKPDSIIAPNYNLPQQQQTGLLKAAQPTATIHHMDAQRLPPNATVYPPTLRSSFVYQSMSPPTSPVESVSQNVNVMQPVAAAPAPLSQQSYPQPFITYNSKAGMTSDEAMYLLLQPTVASPTPSPPVAPPPTSTSSRASKVRVAPLAPSPAAMEVQGKVPINRVQPKVKEVKRSAHNAIERRYRTSINDKINELKNLVVGEQAKLNKSAVLRKSIDKIRDLQRQNHDLKAELQRLQRELMARDGSKVKDLLQLGTRPGRASKKRRESSQTFSTDAGLTPPRSDVSDPSLSPMPSDISLPPSPYGGSTASCSSGSSSSNEEPLIVSSSMRGMATHSRLGLCMFMFAILAVNPFKTFLQRGHYGSDDDIGDMSGHRRILSYDVDGDGFVGWQQSSWIWLLNLTVMLGCLVKLLVYGDPQLDAQTDAYCQHRQRADSHFAQGQSAQAYAGYLNCLHMFGLSLPSSRLECYLQTTWQFLRFLFHRLWLGRVLSRRTGGLFSNAASRKQALASARELALLFNRLNQLQLTGNGGRGDMNGIMMALFASNMAEVAHNLLTPRETICIHVMTALRMKRSAPKWLQQLFARYYMSRARQECGRTRATEQTQELRWAFTAYGYRYCATHVFAYDLNDSGEQDGFFTRLRNPCDPTAHVIKQYREHLLFKAIQCLVGAGHKSGGLPTSTVSGETEQLQQQQHSGTIVSNVLKYTSLLRDTLWADEDERDTNVVWWANVLEIAVHWLLGEDTLAEQLYGSIKQMPTQLQKSGENDHLPKALHAVLRAKMILLKNNGNALDKNLKQLVNILCDESSVQLQECLTVNRITDAKGIKLLFQLLTCDWLLETRTALWELEHMNMEDDGFYQVPGEVLEKFQTDLNSLRSIVENIPNAQSRIYLYEAVCRLMAGASPCPTQQLLDRSLRSRNAHSSIFCGSKDRRHQNFVGGERERASAMYVACKYLPPALLSSPGERAGMLAEAAKTLEKVGDKRKLKECYQLMKSLGNGIGSVKA; encoded by the exons ATGGACACGACACTGATGAACTTCATAGATGCTCCCTTGGACGAGTCCATGGATTTGTTCAAGGCGGAGGATGCCTTCGACACGTTCGACGCCGAGCTGCACTCGGACATGCTGGACATCATCCTCAACGACATGGACCTGGAACCGACGCAGATGTACAACATGCTGCAGCTGGACGAGCCTCGAACGCATCCCCAGCAGACGCAGTCCGgggagcagcagccgcagtcCGTTGAGCAACAACCGCACGTAAAGAGCGAGCACTCTTCGCCAGTACACAtcaaggaggagctgcagcagcagcaacaccagtcACCGCTACTCGTCTACAAGCCGGATTCAATCATAGCCCCCAACTACAATCTTccccagcaacagcaaacggGCCTTTTAAAGGCCGCCCAGCCAACGGCCACCATACATCACATGGATGCTCAGCGGCTGCCGCCGAACGCGACGGTGTATCCTCCAACTCTGCGCAGTAGCTTTGTCTACCAGTCCATGTCCCCGCCCACGTCGCCGGTAGAATCTGTGTCCCAGAATGTGAATGTCATGCAACctgttgctgcagctcctgctcctttgtCCCAGCAGTCTTATCCACAACCCTTCATTACGTACAATTCTAAGGCCGGAATGACCTCCGATGAAGCCATGTACCTGCTCTTGCAGCCGACGGTGGCCAGTCCAACGCCATCTCCACCTGTAGCTCCACCACCAACAAGCACAAGTAGTCGGGCCAGCAAGGTGCGAGTGGCACCACTGGCTCCGTCACCTGCCGCTATGGAAGTCCAGGGCAAGGTACCTATTAACCGGGTTCAGCCCAAGGTAAAGGAAGTGAAGCGATCGGCCCACAACGCCATCGAGCGGCGCTATCGTACCTCAATCAACGACAAGATTAACGAGCTGAAGAACTTGGTGGTGGGAGAGCAGGCCAAGCTGAACAAATCGGCAGTACTGCGGAAATCTATAGACAAGATTCGGGATCTGCAACGCCAGAATCACGATCTGAAGGCAGAGTTGCAGCGCCTGCAGAGGGAGCTAATGGCCCGCGACGGCTCCAAGGTTAAGGATCTACTTCAACTGGGAACTCGGCCAGGAAGAGCCTCCAAGAAGCGCCGTGAGAGTTCGCAGACCTTTTCCACGGATGCCGGACTGACACCGCCACGCAGCGATGTATCGGATCCTTCGCTCTCGCCCATGCCCTCGGACATCTCGTTGCCGCCATCACCCTATGGTGGCTCCAccgccagctgcagcagcggcagcagtagcagcaatGAAGAACCACTAATAGTGTCCAGCTCTATGCGCGGCATGGCCACCCATTCTCGACTTGGACTATGCATGTTTATGTTTGCTATTCTGGCCGTCAATCCCTTCAAGACCTTTCTTCAGCGCGGACACTATGGCAGTGATGACGATATTGGCGACATGAGCGGTCATAGACGCATTCTCTCTTACGACGTGGACG gTGATGGATTTGTTGGCTGGCAACAGAGTTCCTGGATATGGCTATTGAACTTGACAGTGATGCTCGGCTGCTTGGTGAAACTGCTGGTTTACGGTGATCCGCAGCTGGACGCGCAGACGGACGCCTACTGTCAGCACAGGCAGCGGGCTGACTCGCATTTTGCCCAAGGACAGTCGGCTCAGGCCTACGCCGGTTACCTCAACTGTCTGCATATGTTTGGATTAAGTCTGCCGTCGTCACGCTTAGAGTGCTACTTGCAGACCACGTGGCAGTTTCTTCGATTTCTCTTCCATCGCCTCTGGCTTGGTCGGGTGTTGTCGCGGCGGACCGGTGGGCTATTTAGCAATGCCGCTAGCCGGAAACAGGCGCTGGCCTCTGCACGAGAACTGGCCCTGCTTTTCAACCGACTGAATCAATTGCAACTGACTGGAAACGGAGGGCGCGGTGATATGAACGGCATTATGATGGCACTATTCGCCAGCAACATGGCTGAAGTGGCTCACAACCTACTGACTCCGCGCGAGACCATCTGCATTCACGTAATGACAGCGTTGCGTATGAAGCGCAGTGCCCCCAAATGGTTGCAACAGCTTTTCGCCCGATACTACATGAGCCGAGCTCGTCAAGAATGTGGTCGAACTAGGGCTACCGAGCAAACGCAGGAGCTACGGTGGGCATTCACCGCCTATGGATATCGCTACTGCGCCACGCACGTCTTTGCGTACGACCTGAACGACTCCGGCGAGCAGGATGGATTTTTCACACGTCTTAGGAATCCATGTGATCCCACTGCCCACGTCATTAAG CAATATCGTGAGCATTTGCTGTTTAAGGCCATTCAGTGTCTGGTAGGGGCGGGCCACAAGTCGGGAGGTCTGCCTACATCTACTGTGAGCGGAGAGACGGAAcagttgcagcaacagcaacacagcGGCACAATCGTCAGCAATGTTCTTAAGTACACCTCTCTCCTTAGAGACACTCTGTGGGCTGATGAAGATGAGCGGGATACAAATGTAGTGTGGTGGGCCAATGTTTTGGAGATCGCAGTGCACTGGCTCCTTGGTGAAGACACGCTGGCCGAGCAATTGTACGGCAGCATCAAGCAAATGCCCACGCAGCTGCAAAAGAGTGGCGAAAACGATCATCTGCCCAAGGCGCTGCACGCAGTGCTACGAGCTAAGATGATCTTACTAAA AAATAATGGCAACGCACTGGACAAAAACCTCAAGCAATTGGTCAACATCCTCTGCGATGAGTCGAGTGTGCAGCTCCAAGAATGCTTAACTGTTAACCGAATCACAGACGCCAAGGGCATAAAGCTG cttttccaATTGCTCACCTGCGATTGGCTTCTCGAAACTAGGACTGCTTTGTGGGAGCTAGAGCACATGAATATGGAGGATGATGGCTTCTACCAAGTGCCCGGTGAAGTGCTCGAGAAGTTCCAGACCGATTTGAATTCGTTGCGTAGCATTGTGGAAAATATTCCG AACGCCCAATCGCGTATATATTTGTACGAGGCAGTTTGTCGGCTGATGGCTGGAGCTTCACCGTGTCCAACGCAACAGCTTTTGGACAGGAGTCTGCGATCACGCAACGCCCACTCGTCTATCTTCTGCGGCAGCAAGGATCGGCGGCACCAGAACTTCGTGGGCGGGGAGCGGGAACGGGCGTCTGCCATGTACGTGGCCTGCAAGTATCTCCCGCCCGCGTTGCTCAGCTCTCCAGGTGAACGTGCTGGCATGTTAGCCGAGGCGGCCAAGACCCTGGAAAAGGTGGGCGACAAGCGGAAGCTGAAGGAATGCTACCAGCTGATGAAGTCGCTGGGCAACGGCATTGGCAGCGTAAAGGCTTAG
- the LOC122617060 gene encoding uncharacterized protein LOC122617060 isoform X1, whose product MENLLVEPYYWSTVLSYFAQQFFADSHATCILWHPAFDFHLNSIFPLPLIIMDWQGWANHSDQDVYDYKIKEDVFKGKGIAYNDWILRLTVAIEKSHCETFIAFQEQIPEFARHFYYASIYSIWRSLRNRFIFVYTEELANKKDSYLRGYIFQDQPNILVVSSQYLNSSTFEIKTNRFVGPRNFNQSPEPVEFYLLQRYDAEDTEVTSETKSALSNKVRNLKGREVVVGIFDYKPFMLLDYEKLPFYYDRFKNTTEVTIDGTDIQLMLVFCELYNCTIQVDTSEPYDWGDIYLNGTGYGLVGMILDRRNDYGVGGMYLWYEAYEYMDMTHFLGRSGVTCLVPAPNRLISWTLLLRPFQFVLWMCVMLCLLLESLALCVTRRWEHSSCSESNSWIASLRFGCISTLKLFVNQGTNYVTSSYALRTVLVASYMIDIILTTVYSGGLAAILTLPTLEEAADSRQRLFDHKLIWTGTSQAWITTIDERSADPVLLGLMEHYRVYDANLISDFSHTEQMGFVVERLQFGHLGNTELIENDALNRLKLMVDDIYFAFTVAFVPRLWPHLNAYNDFILAWHSSGFDKFWEWKIAAEYMNAHRQNRIVASEKTNLDIGPVKLGIDNFIGLILLWCFGMICSLLTFVGEVWRGEN is encoded by the exons atggaaaatttgttGGTAGAGCCATATTACTGGAGTACTGTACTTAGTTATTTTG cTCAGCAATTCTTTGCGGACTCGCATGCCACTTGTATTTTGTGGCATCCGGCGTTTGATTTTCATCTGAATTCGATTTTTCCACTACCATTAATAATCATGGACTGGCAAGGATGGGCCAATCATTCCGATCAAGATGTTTACgattacaaaataaaagaagatgTGTTCAAAGGAAAGGGAATCGCCTACAACGATTGGATTCTTAGGCTGACAGTCGCCATTGAAAAATCGCACTGTGAG ACCTTCATAGCTTTTCAGGAGCAGATTCCCGAGTTCGCAAgacatttttattatgccaGTATTTACTCCATTTGGAGATCTCTGCGAAAtcgttttatatttgtttacacGGAAGAGCTGGCGAACAAAAAAGATAGTTATCTGCGTGGATATATATTTCAAG atCAACCTAATATCTTAGTAGTTTCCTCACAATACCTGAACTCAAGtacttttgaaattaaaactaatCGATTTGTCGGACCGCGAAACTTTAACCAAAGCCCGGAGCCTGTTGAGTTCTATTTACTGCAGCGTTACGATGCCGAGGATACGGAAGTTACTTCGGAAACGAAGAGTGCATTGTCCAACAAGGTGCGAAATCTCAAGGGACGGGAGGTAGTCGTAGGCATCTTCGACTACAAGCCTTTTATGCTATTGGATTAT GAAAAGCTGCCATTTTACTATGATCGTTTTAAGAACACGACGGAAGTAACCATTGATGGAACAGATATTCAACTAATGCTCGTTTTCTGCGAGTTGTATAACTGCACGATTCAGGTGGACACAT CTGAACCATACGACTGGGGCGATATCTATTTGAATGGCACCGGGTATGGGCTTGTTGGAATGATCCTCGATAGGCGAAACGATTACGGAGTGGGTGGCATGTACTTGTG GTACGAAGCGTACGAGTATATGGACATGACCCATTTTCTGGGACGATCTGGAGTCACCTGTCTGGTGCCCGCTCCGAACCGTTTAATCAGCTGGACCCTCCTACTCCGACCATTCCAGTTTGTCCTCTGGATGTGCGTGATGCTCTGCCTGCTGCTTGAGAGCTTAGCTCTTTGTGTAACCCGCCGCTGGGAACACTCTTCGTGCTCGGAAAGCAATTCGTGGATCGCTAGCCTGCGCTTTGGTTGTATCAGTACGCTAAAACTCTTCGTAAATCAGGGCACAAATTATGTGACCAGCTCGTATGCTCTAAGAACCGTCTTGGTGGCCAGTTACATGATCGACATTATATTGACCACAGTCTACAGTGGCGGTTTGGCGGCCATCCTGACTTTGCCCACATTGGAGGAAGCGGCGGACTCTCGTCAACGTCTCTTCGACCATAAGCTTATTTGGACAGGGACCTCACAGGCCTGGATTACCACCATTGACGAGCGGTCGGCAGAC CCAGTTCTTCTTGGTTTGATGGAGCATTACCGGGTGTACGATGCCAATTTAATATCCGACTTTTCGCACACGGAGCAAATGGGATTTGTCGTCGAGCGCCTGCAGTTTGGGCATTTGGGGAACACCGAGCTAATAGAAAACGATGCCTTGAACCGCCTGAAACTTATGGTGGATGATATATACTTTGCGTTTACGGTGGCTTTTGTGCCCCGACTGTGGCCGCACTTAAATGCCTACAACGACTTCATTCTGGCTTGGCATTCCTCGGGCTTTGACAAATTCTGGGAGTGGAAGATCGCTGCCGAATACATGAATGCACATCGCCAAAATCGCATTGTGGCCTCTGAGAAAACAAACCTGGATATAGGACCAGTCAAACTGGGTATTGATAATTTTATTGGTTTGATTCTGCTTTGGTGCTTCGGCATGATCTGTAGCCTTCTGACATTTGTCGGAGAAGTGTGGCGAGGAGAGAACTAG
- the LOC122617060 gene encoding uncharacterized protein LOC122617060 isoform X2: MDWQGWANHSDQDVYDYKIKEDVFKGKGIAYNDWILRLTVAIEKSHCETFIAFQEQIPEFARHFYYASIYSIWRSLRNRFIFVYTEELANKKDSYLRGYIFQDQPNILVVSSQYLNSSTFEIKTNRFVGPRNFNQSPEPVEFYLLQRYDAEDTEVTSETKSALSNKVRNLKGREVVVGIFDYKPFMLLDYEKLPFYYDRFKNTTEVTIDGTDIQLMLVFCELYNCTIQVDTSEPYDWGDIYLNGTGYGLVGMILDRRNDYGVGGMYLWYEAYEYMDMTHFLGRSGVTCLVPAPNRLISWTLLLRPFQFVLWMCVMLCLLLESLALCVTRRWEHSSCSESNSWIASLRFGCISTLKLFVNQGTNYVTSSYALRTVLVASYMIDIILTTVYSGGLAAILTLPTLEEAADSRQRLFDHKLIWTGTSQAWITTIDERSADPVLLGLMEHYRVYDANLISDFSHTEQMGFVVERLQFGHLGNTELIENDALNRLKLMVDDIYFAFTVAFVPRLWPHLNAYNDFILAWHSSGFDKFWEWKIAAEYMNAHRQNRIVASEKTNLDIGPVKLGIDNFIGLILLWCFGMICSLLTFVGEVWRGEN, from the exons ATGGACTGGCAAGGATGGGCCAATCATTCCGATCAAGATGTTTACgattacaaaataaaagaagatgTGTTCAAAGGAAAGGGAATCGCCTACAACGATTGGATTCTTAGGCTGACAGTCGCCATTGAAAAATCGCACTGTGAG ACCTTCATAGCTTTTCAGGAGCAGATTCCCGAGTTCGCAAgacatttttattatgccaGTATTTACTCCATTTGGAGATCTCTGCGAAAtcgttttatatttgtttacacGGAAGAGCTGGCGAACAAAAAAGATAGTTATCTGCGTGGATATATATTTCAAG atCAACCTAATATCTTAGTAGTTTCCTCACAATACCTGAACTCAAGtacttttgaaattaaaactaatCGATTTGTCGGACCGCGAAACTTTAACCAAAGCCCGGAGCCTGTTGAGTTCTATTTACTGCAGCGTTACGATGCCGAGGATACGGAAGTTACTTCGGAAACGAAGAGTGCATTGTCCAACAAGGTGCGAAATCTCAAGGGACGGGAGGTAGTCGTAGGCATCTTCGACTACAAGCCTTTTATGCTATTGGATTAT GAAAAGCTGCCATTTTACTATGATCGTTTTAAGAACACGACGGAAGTAACCATTGATGGAACAGATATTCAACTAATGCTCGTTTTCTGCGAGTTGTATAACTGCACGATTCAGGTGGACACAT CTGAACCATACGACTGGGGCGATATCTATTTGAATGGCACCGGGTATGGGCTTGTTGGAATGATCCTCGATAGGCGAAACGATTACGGAGTGGGTGGCATGTACTTGTG GTACGAAGCGTACGAGTATATGGACATGACCCATTTTCTGGGACGATCTGGAGTCACCTGTCTGGTGCCCGCTCCGAACCGTTTAATCAGCTGGACCCTCCTACTCCGACCATTCCAGTTTGTCCTCTGGATGTGCGTGATGCTCTGCCTGCTGCTTGAGAGCTTAGCTCTTTGTGTAACCCGCCGCTGGGAACACTCTTCGTGCTCGGAAAGCAATTCGTGGATCGCTAGCCTGCGCTTTGGTTGTATCAGTACGCTAAAACTCTTCGTAAATCAGGGCACAAATTATGTGACCAGCTCGTATGCTCTAAGAACCGTCTTGGTGGCCAGTTACATGATCGACATTATATTGACCACAGTCTACAGTGGCGGTTTGGCGGCCATCCTGACTTTGCCCACATTGGAGGAAGCGGCGGACTCTCGTCAACGTCTCTTCGACCATAAGCTTATTTGGACAGGGACCTCACAGGCCTGGATTACCACCATTGACGAGCGGTCGGCAGAC CCAGTTCTTCTTGGTTTGATGGAGCATTACCGGGTGTACGATGCCAATTTAATATCCGACTTTTCGCACACGGAGCAAATGGGATTTGTCGTCGAGCGCCTGCAGTTTGGGCATTTGGGGAACACCGAGCTAATAGAAAACGATGCCTTGAACCGCCTGAAACTTATGGTGGATGATATATACTTTGCGTTTACGGTGGCTTTTGTGCCCCGACTGTGGCCGCACTTAAATGCCTACAACGACTTCATTCTGGCTTGGCATTCCTCGGGCTTTGACAAATTCTGGGAGTGGAAGATCGCTGCCGAATACATGAATGCACATCGCCAAAATCGCATTGTGGCCTCTGAGAAAACAAACCTGGATATAGGACCAGTCAAACTGGGTATTGATAATTTTATTGGTTTGATTCTGCTTTGGTGCTTCGGCATGATCTGTAGCCTTCTGACATTTGTCGGAGAAGTGTGGCGAGGAGAGAACTAG